In one window of Drosophila mauritiana strain mau12 chromosome X, ASM438214v1, whole genome shotgun sequence DNA:
- the LOC117147245 gene encoding synaptic vesicle glycoprotein 2B, which produces MVEGDSAKGKSESYNVEAGLQPNYNQSAASNQASNHPTGQANAPATGNATSHIDNRAIIQPYSLGTGPKQPEYQFAADNRAYEPDSHANGKQQDVERDAPDGGHGGHGPPGKGGKGGKGRKKSVPLPEPTAPIVANFERAIELCGYGKFHYILLAICGLVSTSEEMDVISMSFILPSAECDLDLNTETKGWLNSIIFIGMMVGAYFWGSIADSFGRKKVLIVISFMNALCIVASSFSQTYSFFMLFRFLNGAALGGSGPVIWSYFAEFQPKAKRGSMLSFMAAFWTFGNLFVASLAWLIIPRTIGFTTPYFTYNSWRIFLLVCSLPSFLVGFLLFYLPESPKFLLTRGKKDRALAIFRGIFVTNTKRRPDEYMVYDLEVDEKLLESNGNVKNKYSRMISGMVDHSRALFKSPILRFTIVSITINFTFHIGYYGLLMWFPELFNRFEEYEKAFPDQSAGVCAVTDYVVNLAKEQSNNGTCSSDIPQSVFMESLISLASALPANLLAILGMDMLGRKFFLIAGTMTAGICSALMYFVRSSVQNLVVSAIFSGAISAANAALDCLITEVFPTKLRATGVAISMVAARLGGIIGNIVIAQLLDNYCPSPTFIVSGLLIGGGLMCLLLPNTTRKELN; this is translated from the exons ATGGTAGAAGGTGATTCCGCAAAGGGCAAAAGCGAAT CCTATAATGTAGAAGCTGGACTACAACCGAACTACAACCAGAGCGCAGCAAGCAACCAAGCAAGCAACCATCCCACTGGCCAGGCCAACGCACCAGCCACCGGAAACGCGACCTCGCACATCGACAACCGAGCGATCATCCAGCCGTACTCCTTGGGCACCGGACCCAAGCAGCCCGAGTATCAGTTTGCGGCGGACAATCGCGCCTACGAGCCGGACAGCCATGCCAATGGCAAGCAGCAGGACGTAGAGCGGGACGCCCCCGATGGGGGTCACGGGGGTCACGGGCCGCCCGGCAAGGGGGGCAAGGGTGGTAAGGGACGCAAGAAGTCCGTACCCTTGCCGGAACCCACTGCCCCAATAGTCGCCAACTTCGAGAGGGCCATCGAATTGTGCGGCTATGGCAAGTTCCATTATATACTGCTGGCCATCTGCGGATTGGTCAGCACGTCCGAGGAAATGGATGTCATATCCATGTCCTTCATTCTGCCATCGGCGGAGTGTGACCTGGATTTGAATACGGAGACCAAGGGCTGGCTGAACTCGATCATCTTCATTGGCATGATGGTGGGCGCCTACTTCTGGGGCAGCATCGCCGACAGCTTTGGCCGCAAGAAGGTCCTCATCGTCATCTCGTTCATGAACGCCCTCTGCATCGTCGCCTCGTCCTTCTCGCAGACCTACTCCTTCTTCATGCTGTTCCGCTTCCTCAATGGTGCAGC TTTGGGCGGCAGTGGTCCTGTGATCTGGTCGTACTTCGCCGAATTCCAGCCGAAGGCGAAGCGCGGCTCCATGCTGAGCTTCATGGCCGCCTTCTGGACGTTTGGCAACCTGTTCGTGGCCAGCTTGGCCTGGCTGATCATCCCGCGAACGATTGGCTTCACCACGCCGTACTTCACATACAACTCGTGGCGTATCTTCCTGCTGGTCTGCTCACTGCCCTCGTTCCTCGTGGGATTCCTGCTCTTCTATCTGCCCGAATCGCCCAAGTTTCTGCTGACGCGCGGCAAGAAGGATCGCGCTCTGGCCATTTTCCGTGGCATTTTCGTGACGAACACGAAGCGCCGTCCGGACGAGTACATGGTCTACGACCTGGAGGTGGACGAGAAGCTGCTGGAGAGCAATGGCAATGTGAAGAACAAATATAGCCGCATGATCAGCGGAATGGTTGACCACAGTCGCGCCCTGTTCAAATCGCCCATACTGCGTTTCACCATCGTTTCGATTACGATCAACTTTACATTCCACATTGGCTACTACGGCCTGTTGATGTGGTTCCCGGAGCTCTTCAATCGTTTCGAGGAATACGAGAAGGCATTCCCAGACCAGTCGGCCGGCGTTTGTGCTGTCACAGACTATGTGGTCAACCTGGCCAAGGAGCAAAGCAACAATGGTACCTGCTCGTCGGATATACCGCAATCGGTGTTCATGGAATCGCTGATATCACTGGCCTCAGCGCTGCCGGCCAATCTGCTGGCCATTCTGGGCATGGACATGCTGGGCAGGAAGTTCTTCCTAATCGCCGGTACCATGACCGCCGGCATCTGCTCGGCGCTGATGTACTTTGTGCGCAGCTCCGTTCAGAACCTGGTCGTATCGGCCATCTTCAGTGGCGCCATTTCGGCGGCCAATGCGGCGCTCGACTGCCTCATCACCGAAGTATTCCCCACCAAGCTGAGGGCCACCGGCGTGGCCATATCGATGGTGGCCGCTCGCTTGGGCGGCATCATTGGCAACATCGTGATTGCCCAGCTGCTGGACAACTACTGCCCGTCGCCCACGTTCATCGTGTCGGGTCTGCTCATCGGCGGCGGTCTCATGTGCCTCCTGTTGCCCAATACGACGCGCAAGGAACTCAATTAA